A part of Solibacillus sp. FSL H8-0538 genomic DNA contains:
- a CDS encoding transcriptional regulator, with protein MIHVQFMKPFYTKVSGTKLRLVFAYQYFSITKDDEVFHFIPIEGKEMVVNLNTMQVENLSEVFVFQRGNRFIRLPLYQLLLISNVHEHLMPILENASSHVPMAQFVPNEMDDEVQEIIHALEEENLARLIDDALTDRNELLFNDLLLQKAKLNGGYTT; from the coding sequence ATGATTCACGTGCAATTCATGAAACCATTCTATACAAAAGTGTCCGGTACTAAGCTACGACTTGTTTTCGCATATCAGTACTTTTCAATTACGAAAGACGACGAGGTTTTTCACTTCATTCCCATTGAAGGTAAAGAAATGGTCGTTAATTTAAATACGATGCAAGTCGAAAATTTATCTGAAGTATTTGTTTTTCAGCGCGGCAATCGATTTATCCGCTTACCACTCTACCAGCTCCTACTCATTTCAAACGTACACGAGCATTTAATGCCAATTTTGGAGAACGCTTCATCCCACGTCCCAATGGCGCAGTTCGTACCAAATGAAATGGACGACGAAGTGCAAGAAATCATTCACGCACTGGAAGAGGAAAACCTAGCTCGCCTAATCGACGACGCCCTAACCGATCGGAACGAACTCCTTTTCAACGACCTCTTGCTTCAAAAAGCAAAGCTCAACGGAGGATATACAACGTGA
- a CDS encoding nucleotide sugar dehydrogenase, which yields MTKSICVVGLGYIGLPTAVMFANHGVKVHGVDLNPAAVKSIQEKQLHIEENGLQERLNNAVDGGFLTASTTPVVADVFIIAVPSPINPDNTANLEYVRLATASIVPYVKKGDLVILESTVPPKTVENIMLPELIKSGLEIGTELYVSHSPERVIPGRIFEELVNNDRIVGGINQKSAELTKELYETFVQGAIHITDATTAELVKVMENTYRDVNIAFANELAKMAEKLDVNIWEAIKFANYHPRVNVHFPGPGVGGHCIAVDPWFLVELGGDTAQIIHLSRHTNDSMPSYTAQKTQAILNQNGIAGATVAVLGLAFKGNVDDMRESPSTIVIDELHKLGLTVISHDPHIKENKHATQTQSLDEAVENADILLFLTDHNEFKSLAAATVKSKNKIVFDTKNCLNRSQWEQAGFQFHLLGDAKN from the coding sequence ATGACAAAATCAATTTGTGTCGTTGGATTAGGGTATATTGGTTTACCAACGGCGGTAATGTTTGCAAATCACGGCGTAAAGGTACACGGAGTTGACTTGAATCCGGCAGCAGTGAAAAGTATTCAAGAAAAACAATTGCACATCGAGGAAAACGGTCTTCAAGAACGTTTAAATAATGCAGTAGATGGAGGTTTCCTAACAGCATCTACAACACCAGTAGTCGCGGATGTGTTTATTATTGCCGTTCCATCGCCGATTAATCCGGATAATACAGCGAACTTAGAGTATGTTCGCCTGGCGACAGCCTCGATCGTTCCTTACGTGAAAAAAGGGGACTTAGTAATTTTAGAGTCTACAGTACCACCGAAAACAGTTGAAAATATTATGCTACCAGAATTAATTAAGTCCGGTCTTGAAATTGGCACGGAGCTATATGTGTCTCACTCACCTGAGCGCGTGATTCCGGGCCGCATCTTTGAAGAGTTAGTAAATAATGACCGAATTGTTGGCGGTATCAATCAAAAATCTGCGGAATTAACAAAAGAGCTATACGAAACATTTGTACAAGGTGCTATCCATATAACGGACGCAACGACTGCGGAGCTCGTAAAAGTTATGGAAAACACATACCGAGACGTAAATATTGCGTTTGCCAACGAACTTGCGAAAATGGCTGAAAAGTTAGACGTAAACATTTGGGAAGCGATTAAATTCGCGAACTATCACCCACGCGTAAACGTTCACTTCCCAGGTCCGGGCGTAGGCGGTCACTGTATCGCAGTCGATCCTTGGTTCCTAGTGGAGCTAGGTGGGGATACGGCACAAATTATTCACCTTTCTCGTCACACGAATGACTCTATGCCAAGCTACACGGCACAAAAAACGCAAGCCATCCTGAATCAAAACGGCATCGCGGGCGCAACGGTAGCTGTTCTTGGACTAGCATTCAAAGGAAACGTGGATGATATGCGCGAAAGCCCATCGACAATCGTAATCGACGAGCTGCATAAACTTGGCTTAACTGTTATTTCGCATGATCCACATATTAAAGAAAACAAACATGCAACGCAGACACAAAGCTTGGACGAAGCGGTTGAAAATGCAGACATCCTGCTATTCTTAACGGATCACAACGAATTCAAATCACTAGCAGCGGCTACAGTAAAATCGAAAAACAAAATTGTTTTCGATACGAAAAATTGCTTAAACCGCTCACAATGGGAGCAAGCAGGCTTCCAGTTCCACCTATTAGGCGACGCAAAAAACTAA
- a CDS encoding WecB/TagA/CpsF family glycosyltransferase yields the protein MKESVLGIQVNTENYDELLPKVFERIETQQKSLVVAINPEKIIKAKEDPALKTLLNNAEFQIPDGIGVILASKIQKGQITTRVTGVDMMMRLCEESATRQKPIFLYGGKPGVADKAAQKLKELYPNILISGTQDGYEKNNQNVLDKINAAKPDLLFVAMGSPKQENWINANRDQLHPTIYQGVGGSFDVLAGTVKRAPEIFQKVGMEWFYRLMKEPHRIKRQIALPLFLLEVARNSKKQ from the coding sequence ATGAAAGAATCCGTACTCGGTATTCAAGTAAACACGGAAAACTATGATGAATTGTTGCCGAAAGTATTCGAACGCATCGAAACGCAGCAGAAATCTCTTGTCGTAGCGATCAATCCGGAAAAAATAATAAAAGCCAAAGAAGACCCAGCGCTAAAAACGCTCCTAAACAATGCGGAATTCCAAATTCCAGATGGGATCGGTGTTATCCTTGCCTCGAAAATCCAAAAGGGGCAAATCACAACGCGGGTTACCGGTGTAGATATGATGATGCGCCTTTGCGAAGAATCAGCGACACGCCAAAAGCCAATCTTCTTATATGGAGGAAAGCCGGGCGTTGCTGACAAAGCTGCACAAAAACTAAAAGAACTGTACCCCAACATCCTAATAAGCGGCACACAGGATGGTTATGAAAAGAACAACCAAAACGTACTCGACAAAATCAACGCGGCCAAGCCAGACCTCTTATTCGTTGCGATGGGTTCACCGAAGCAGGAAAATTGGATCAACGCGAACCGTGACCAGCTGCACCCGACGATTTATCAAGGTGTTGGAGGCTCATTTGACGTGCTGGCGGGAACGGTGAAGCGCGCACCGGAGATTTTCCAAAAGGTAGGGATGGAGTGGTTTTACCGTTTAATGAAGGAACCCCACCGAATTAAACGTCAAATCGCACTACCATTATTTCTATTAGAAGTAGCACGCAACTCGAAAAAGCAGTAG
- a CDS encoding S-layer homology domain-containing protein: MANQPKKYKKFVATAATATLVASAIVPVASAASLSDISGTHEEAITSLVEAGVVSGYADGTFKPNKELTRSDVVKLLGKFLVTKGFEVPADAVTNPRFNDLNSKSNKELLEYAAVVYDAGVF, from the coding sequence ATGGCTAACCAACCAAAGAAATACAAAAAATTCGTAGCAACAGCTGCGACGGCTACATTAGTAGCATCAGCAATCGTACCAGTTGCTTCGGCAGCATCATTATCAGATATCTCAGGTACACATGAAGAAGCAATCACTTCATTAGTGGAAGCTGGCGTAGTATCAGGATATGCGGATGGCACATTCAAACCTAATAAAGAATTAACTCGTTCTGACGTAGTTAAATTATTAGGTAAATTTTTAGTAACTAAAGGATTCGAAGTTCCAGCAGATGCTGTAACTAACCCACGTTTCAACGACTTAAATTCTAAGTCAAACAAAGAATTACTTGAGTATGCTGCAGTAGTTTACGATGCAGGTGTATTCTAA
- the tnpA gene encoding IS200/IS605 family transposase, producing MDNKSLAHTTWNCKYHIVFAPKYRRQIIYGQIKADIGRILRQLCERKGVKIIEATACPDHIHMLVSIPPKLSVSAFVGYLKGKSSLMIFDRHANLKYRYGNRKFWCRGYYVDTVGRNRKVIQEYIKNQLQEDILEDQMTMKEFIDPFTGEEIKRKKR from the coding sequence ATGGATAATAAAAGTTTAGCACATACAACATGGAATTGTAAGTATCACATCGTCTTCGCACCAAAGTACAGAAGACAAATTATTTATGGTCAAATAAAAGCGGACATAGGTCGTATACTACGCCAACTATGTGAAAGAAAAGGTGTAAAAATTATTGAAGCAACGGCATGTCCAGATCATATTCATATGTTAGTAAGTATCCCACCGAAGTTAAGCGTATCGGCATTTGTAGGTTATTTAAAAGGGAAAAGTAGTCTCATGATATTCGATCGACATGCGAATTTGAAATATCGATATGGAAATCGTAAATTTTGGTGTCGAGGATATTATGTAGACACTGTAGGACGAAACCGAAAAGTAATTCAAGAGTACATCAAAAACCAATTACAAGAAGATATCCTGGAAGATCAAATGACAATGAAAGAATTCATTGACCCATTCACAGGAGAAGAAATCAAGAGAAAGAAAAGATAA
- a CDS encoding integrase core domain-containing protein, with amino-acid sequence MKPETVIKWHQTAFKLYWKRKSRKTGRPKISQDTIKLIKQVHHENPLLSPEKINEKLLLLGIEKPPAPNTIAKYIPSTRKPPTEKRIQTWQTFLNNHQSVSWATDFFTIPTLTFNVLYVLVIIDHQNRKIISFGVTSNPTAQWTIQQFRNATPFGEVPKYLIHDYDPIFRSKAFQRFLLSSGITSKRTSYRSPWQNPYAERVIGTFKRELVNHIIPLNQLHLHKLLHEYINDYYNTNRTHQGIEGKTPIASPIYLPTSAAETKLEATIVLNGLYHTYKNVA; translated from the coding sequence GTGAAACCAGAAACCGTCATTAAATGGCATCAAACAGCTTTCAAATTATACTGGAAACGTAAATCAAGAAAAACAGGTCGACCGAAAATATCTCAAGATACGATCAAGCTAATAAAGCAAGTACATCATGAAAACCCTTTACTATCACCAGAAAAAATCAATGAAAAACTACTTCTATTAGGAATTGAAAAACCACCTGCACCAAATACAATTGCTAAATATATACCCAGTACAAGAAAACCACCTACTGAAAAACGAATTCAAACATGGCAGACTTTCCTGAATAACCATCAGTCTGTTAGTTGGGCAACTGATTTCTTTACGATACCTACATTAACTTTCAATGTACTTTATGTATTAGTAATTATTGATCATCAAAACCGAAAGATTATTTCTTTTGGCGTCACATCTAATCCTACTGCACAATGGACCATACAACAGTTCAGAAATGCAACGCCCTTTGGTGAAGTACCTAAATACCTTATTCATGATTATGATCCTATTTTCCGTTCTAAAGCATTCCAACGTTTTTTACTATCATCAGGGATTACCTCTAAGAGAACGTCTTATCGCTCTCCGTGGCAGAATCCTTATGCAGAAAGAGTAATTGGTACGTTTAAGCGTGAGCTAGTAAACCACATCATCCCACTTAACCAATTACACTTACATAAACTACTTCACGAATACATCAACGACTACTACAATACGAATCGAACACATCAAGGAATTGAAGGAAAAACACCTATTGCTTCTCCAATCTATCTTCCGACATCAGCAGCGGAAACAAAACTAGAAGCAACCATCGTGTTAAACGGTCTTTATCATACCTATAAAAATGTAGCATAA
- a CDS encoding S-layer homology domain-containing protein: protein MKKNTKKYAKTSMVAAVAVGSIVVVAPVATQASTQFSDVKANDYFYGDVLQLAERGVIGGFSDGTFKPKQDVTRGQAAKIIAGVLGLDTTNVTNPGFKDVPTSHQYYGAIAALANAGIINGYEDSTFRPGAAVQRNHMAKIIAGAFNLEAPANSKTPLRDVRADYAQYVNALYSAGVTTGKTATTFDGSSNVTRGQLASFVIRAETTTAVVTKDVTFTISQVADNKVGEYKISTALKGLLNEANNAALEGAVVNATLLGDEIVGINSLQLNVAGAEGALVTLDGGNLTIAGDLVVNADYVKVKNITVQGNISLTNSVVNEFSADALINDGDFIVEDASGPVASVTPIFANTTKGPKIGFKNSNVKNVHVKRDNVALASDVKLPELTVSAKVSAIQVDADVAKVTVNVTVNIAISGAGSFDEVTLEKAVDVALGIIGSIAKLVVNNTDARVDVAASIKIGEVTLPANTTAAGIIKNYESIKSNINNVVTGNATTPPGSNGSGTGSGGSDSNSGIETTVTVTGVSAITDIAVVNKAYTLPTTVTVTLSNGKTDTKSVTWTAPEGITITGGKVTFTEYKKDAIFTGTVAGTPIKASLKLTAITEIEAITAENLILEAENLKNEINEKVAKADELIKQIKQAEEATSAAFNNNVRLASLTPVLANATVDVDTLKQQLANLLGEITTLTKKLENCVTGLGKLELTNEQKAKVEKATKAVTEAKNVETAAKAVGVDPAVTINAVNAIIGTDGKRITITASVANSKATKATVEFYKVENDVVASTPLADYTRNADIIDGKVDFSSSELPAGTYQVKVTVGSVSGVASEYVTVFSGDQTAPTLTVGLPSIGEGENVYFKSNEIGEVYLVHGSQSPTNKSELENLVSGNNAKKTSVSTANTDFKITTTNLAPGEYKIYAVDSAGNVSTPQVVTIINNVTDGVDVQAIKTNNKWEIQASVTNSEVPQGTQKIAMLSNRAYNLLSQFIEYELPNAVKQSLSTASSTGMTQDLSSYDNPDGSYNVFVLFFDANDKVIAYHYKSVLVGDLPAPTPGVDALAVAKDAASKLVAANYTAESYKAVTDAVAAADAATTDGEKLAAAKVITDAIAALVNAPSATPGADALAAAKDAASKLVVADYTAESYKAVTDAVAAADAATTDGEKLAAAKVITDAIAALVNAPSATPGADALAAAKDAASKLVAADYTAESYKAVTDAVAAADAATTDGEKLAAAKVITDAIAALVNAPSATPGADALAAAKDAASKLVAADYTAESYKEVTDAVAAADAATTDGEKLVAAKVITDAIAALVDKATPTTVLQAAKTAASGKQEADYTAASWTAFQGALTTALGLPETNDTEKADKTTAINDAIALLVSNVDGALTVAKTAASGKQEADYTAASWTAFQGALTTALGLPETNDTEKADKTTAINDAIALLVSNVDGALTAAKTAASGKQEADYTAASWTAFQGALTTALGLPETNDTEKADKTTAINDAIALLVFNVDGALTAAKTAASGKQEADYTAASWTAFQGALTTALGLPETNDTEKADKTTAINDAIALLVFNVNGALTAAKTAASGKQEADYTAASWTAFQGALTTALGLPETNDTEKADKTTAINDAIDLLVANIDGENSTVTLGTVAEGNVELSIVIKDDAGNLITTQPTYSVVVLSENEVDKLATVNGVVFNDKGIATTTITLEEGNYTGLKVLVNGVEIGTINVNVTISNP from the coding sequence TTGAAGAAAAATACAAAGAAGTATGCAAAAACTTCTATGGTAGCTGCTGTAGCTGTAGGTAGTATCGTAGTTGTGGCACCAGTGGCAACTCAAGCAAGTACTCAATTCTCAGATGTGAAGGCAAACGATTATTTCTATGGGGACGTTTTACAGTTAGCGGAACGTGGTGTAATAGGCGGCTTTAGCGATGGCACATTCAAACCCAAACAAGATGTGACACGTGGACAAGCAGCAAAAATTATTGCGGGTGTTTTAGGGCTAGATACGACAAATGTTACGAACCCTGGCTTTAAAGATGTTCCTACTTCTCACCAATATTACGGAGCAATCGCTGCTCTAGCCAATGCTGGGATTATTAATGGTTATGAGGACAGCACATTCCGTCCAGGTGCTGCTGTACAACGTAATCATATGGCGAAAATTATTGCTGGCGCATTTAACTTAGAAGCACCAGCTAATTCTAAAACACCATTAAGAGATGTAAGAGCAGACTATGCACAATATGTTAATGCACTTTATTCAGCTGGTGTAACAACTGGTAAAACAGCTACAACATTTGATGGTTCTTCAAACGTAACACGTGGTCAGTTAGCTTCATTTGTAATTCGTGCAGAAACGACAACAGCAGTTGTTACAAAAGATGTAACATTCACAATTTCACAAGTAGCTGATAATAAAGTAGGGGAATACAAAATTTCAACAGCATTAAAAGGACTATTAAATGAAGCAAATAATGCTGCTTTAGAGGGTGCCGTTGTAAATGCAACATTATTAGGTGATGAAATTGTAGGAATAAACTCATTACAATTAAATGTTGCGGGTGCAGAAGGTGCGCTTGTCACATTAGATGGCGGTAATTTGACAATTGCAGGTGATTTAGTTGTCAACGCGGATTACGTGAAAGTGAAAAATATTACAGTTCAAGGCAATATCTCACTTACTAACAGCGTCGTGAACGAATTTTCTGCAGATGCATTAATAAACGATGGTGATTTCATTGTTGAAGATGCTAGTGGTCCAGTTGCCTCAGTTACACCAATCTTTGCAAACACAACAAAAGGTCCGAAAATTGGCTTTAAAAATAGTAATGTGAAGAACGTACACGTAAAGCGTGACAATGTAGCTTTAGCTTCAGATGTAAAACTACCAGAGTTAACTGTGTCAGCAAAAGTTTCTGCAATTCAAGTAGATGCAGATGTAGCAAAAGTAACAGTTAACGTAACAGTAAATATTGCAATTTCAGGTGCAGGGTCATTTGATGAAGTAACACTTGAAAAGGCAGTAGATGTAGCTTTAGGAATTATTGGATCTATTGCGAAATTGGTAGTTAACAATACAGATGCAAGAGTAGATGTAGCAGCATCCATCAAAATTGGTGAGGTAACTTTGCCGGCAAATACTACAGCTGCAGGCATCATCAAAAACTACGAATCAATTAAATCAAATATAAATAATGTAGTAACTGGTAATGCCACTACACCACCAGGAAGCAATGGTTCAGGCACAGGATCAGGAGGCAGTGACTCAAACTCGGGAATTGAGACTACTGTAACTGTTACTGGAGTAAGTGCCATTACAGATATAGCAGTAGTAAATAAAGCTTATACATTGCCAACTACAGTAACAGTAACTTTAAGCAATGGTAAAACAGATACTAAATCTGTAACTTGGACTGCTCCAGAAGGTATTACGATTACAGGTGGTAAAGTAACATTTACTGAATATAAAAAGGATGCTATCTTCACAGGGACTGTAGCAGGTACACCAATTAAAGCATCATTAAAACTCACTGCAATTACTGAAATTGAAGCAATAACAGCAGAAAATCTTATCTTAGAAGCAGAAAATCTTAAAAATGAAATTAACGAAAAAGTAGCTAAAGCAGATGAATTAATCAAACAAATAAAACAGGCTGAAGAAGCAACATCAGCAGCATTCAATAATAATGTTCGTTTAGCATCACTTACACCAGTACTTGCTAATGCGACAGTCGATGTCGATACATTAAAACAACAATTGGCCAATCTGTTGGGAGAAATTACAACATTAACTAAGAAATTAGAAAACTGTGTTACAGGCTTAGGAAAACTTGAATTAACTAATGAGCAAAAAGCAAAGGTTGAAAAAGCTACTAAAGCAGTTACCGAAGCTAAAAATGTAGAAACAGCAGCAAAAGCAGTTGGTGTAGATCCAGCAGTAACGATTAATGCTGTAAATGCAATTATCGGTACTGACGGTAAGAGGATTACAATAACAGCTTCAGTAGCAAATTCAAAAGCGACAAAAGCAACTGTTGAATTTTATAAAGTAGAAAATGATGTAGTAGCCAGTACTCCATTAGCTGACTACACTCGTAATGCAGATATTATAGATGGTAAAGTTGATTTCTCGTCTTCGGAATTACCAGCAGGCACATATCAAGTAAAAGTAACTGTAGGTAGTGTGTCAGGTGTAGCATCTGAATATGTAACTGTATTTTCAGGTGACCAAACTGCGCCAACATTAACAGTAGGTTTACCTTCGATTGGAGAAGGTGAAAATGTATATTTTAAGAGCAATGAAATAGGTGAAGTTTACTTAGTACATGGTTCACAAAGTCCAACTAACAAAAGTGAATTAGAAAACTTGGTTTCAGGAAATAATGCTAAAAAAACTTCAGTATCTACTGCGAATACGGATTTTAAAATTACTACAACAAATTTAGCTCCAGGTGAGTATAAAATTTATGCAGTTGATAGTGCTGGTAATGTCTCAACGCCACAAGTAGTTACTATTATTAACAATGTAACTGATGGGGTTGATGTTCAAGCTATAAAAACAAATAATAAGTGGGAAATTCAAGCTAGTGTAACGAATAGTGAAGTTCCACAAGGTACACAAAAAATTGCTATGCTTAGTAATAGAGCATACAATTTATTAAGTCAATTTATAGAATACGAGTTGCCTAATGCAGTAAAACAATCATTAAGTACTGCGTCAAGTACAGGAATGACACAGGACTTAAGTAGTTATGATAATCCTGATGGTAGTTATAATGTATTTGTACTATTCTTTGACGCTAATGACAAAGTAATTGCTTATCATTATAAATCTGTATTGGTGGGTGACCTACCTGCGCCAACACCAGGAGTGGATGCATTAGCAGTAGCGAAAGATGCGGCATCTAAGTTAGTAGCAGCAAACTACACTGCAGAGTCATATAAAGCAGTAACAGACGCAGTGGCAGCAGCAGATGCAGCAACAACAGATGGCGAAAAATTAGCAGCAGCGAAAGTAATCACAGATGCGATCGCGGCATTAGTAAACGCACCATCAGCAACACCAGGAGCGGATGCATTAGCAGCAGCGAAAGATGCGGCATCTAAGTTAGTAGTAGCAGACTACACTGCAGAGTCATATAAAGCAGTAACAGACGCAGTGGCAGCAGCAGATGCAGCAACAACAGATGGCGAAAAATTAGCAGCAGCGAAAGTAATCACAGATGCGATCGCGGCATTAGTAAACGCACCATCAGCAACACCAGGAGCGGATGCATTAGCAGCAGCGAAAGATGCGGCATCTAAGTTAGTAGCAGCAGACTACACTGCAGAGTCATATAAAGCAGTAACAGACGCAGTGGCAGCAGCAGATGCAGCAACAACAGATGGCGAAAAATTAGCAGCAGCGAAAGTAATCACAGATGCGATCGCGGCATTAGTAAACGCACCATCAGCAACACCAGGAGCGGATGCATTAGCAGCAGCGAAAGATGCGGCATCTAAGTTAGTAGCAGCAGACTACACTGCAGAGTCATATAAAGAAGTAACAGACGCAGTGGCAGCAGCAGATGCAGCAACAACAGATGGTGAAAAATTAGTAGCAGCGAAAGTGATCACAGATGCAATCGCGGCATTAGTGGACAAAGCTACGCCTACAACTGTGTTACAAGCAGCAAAAACTGCGGCATCAGGTAAGCAAGAAGCTGATTACACAGCAGCAAGCTGGACAGCATTCCAAGGTGCATTAACAACAGCATTAGGATTACCAGAAACAAACGATACAGAAAAAGCAGACAAAACAACTGCGATCAACGATGCGATTGCGTTGTTAGTATCTAATGTAGATGGAGCATTAACAGTAGCAAAAACTGCGGCATCAGGTAAGCAAGAAGCTGATTACACAGCAGCAAGCTGGACAGCATTCCAAGGTGCATTAACAACAGCATTAGGATTACCAGAAACAAACGATACAGAAAAAGCAGACAAAACAACTGCGATCAACGATGCGATTGCGTTGTTAGTATCTAATGTAGATGGAGCATTAACAGCAGCAAAAACTGCGGCATCAGGTAAGCAAGAAGCTGATTACACAGCAGCAAGCTGGACAGCATTCCAAGGTGCATTAACAACAGCATTAGGATTACCAGAAACAAACGATACAGAAAAAGCAGACAAAACAACTGCGATCAACGATGCGATTGCGTTGTTAGTATTTAATGTAGATGGAGCATTAACAGCAGCAAAAACTGCGGCATCAGGTAAGCAAGAAGCTGATTACACAGCAGCAAGCTGGACAGCATTCCAAGGTGCATTAACAACAGCATTAGGATTACCAGAAACAAACGATACAGAAAAAGCAGACAAAACAACTGCGATCAACGATGCGATTGCGTTGTTAGTATTTAATGTAAATGGAGCATTAACAGCAGCAAAAACTGCGGCATCAGGTAAGCAAGAAGCTGATTACACAGCAGCAAGCTGGACAGCATTCCAAGGTGCATTAACAACAGCACTAGGATTACCAGAAACAAACGATACAGAAAAAGCAGACAAAACAACTGCGATCAACGATGCGATTGATCTGTTAGTAGCAAATATAGATGGAGAAAATTCTACTGTAACACTTGGAACTGTTGCGGAAGGTAATGTTGAATTATCCATTGTAATTAAAGATGATGCAGGTAATCTAATAACAACACAACCAACATACAGTGTTGTTGTTTTATCTGAAAATGAAGTAGATAAATTAGCAACTGTAAACGGTGTAGTATTCAATGATAAAGGTATAGCTACAACAACTATAACTTTAGAAGAAGGTAATTATACAGGCTTAAAAGTATTAGTGAATGGTGTCGAAATTGGAACAATAAATGTTAATGTTACCATTTCAAATCCTTAA
- a CDS encoding JAB domain-containing protein: MRKYDYTVQLPLPFVDVVKEEKQEQAKRVNIVSVKLVREKTMMYKNRRIRSPHDAYLLMKEFLGDVDREHFVVLCMDTKNQPTCIQTVHIGSLNSSIVHPREVLKPAILSNSASIICFHNHPSNDSTPSPEDIAVTKRLVEAGEIIGIEVIDHLILCEDNFRSLKESGYI, encoded by the coding sequence ATGAGAAAGTATGATTACACCGTACAGTTACCGTTGCCATTTGTTGATGTTGTGAAGGAAGAGAAACAGGAGCAAGCGAAGCGAGTGAATATTGTGAGTGTAAAATTAGTGAGGGAAAAAACGATGATGTACAAGAACCGTCGTATTCGTTCTCCACATGATGCGTATTTATTAATGAAAGAGTTTTTAGGTGATGTAGATCGTGAGCACTTTGTGGTCCTATGTATGGACACGAAGAATCAGCCAACTTGCATTCAGACGGTTCATATTGGCAGCCTTAACTCTAGCATAGTACATCCTAGGGAGGTACTGAAACCAGCAATACTATCTAACTCTGCAAGCATAATTTGTTTTCATAACCATCCTAGCAACGACAGTACACCAAGTCCTGAAGACATTGCTGTTACGAAAAGATTAGTAGAAGCAGGTGAAATCATAGGCATTGAAGTAATCGATCATTTAATATTGTGCGAAGATAATTTCCGTTCACTAAAAGAATCAGGTTACATTTAA